A region of Corynebacterium glucuronolyticum DSM 44120 DNA encodes the following proteins:
- a CDS encoding inositol monophosphatase family protein gives MSTSNEKITKKMLQSIAKTFCVAHQHDDDARIAQSLVYNAGRLAWRMRENGVSTRQKTSVSDVVTEADEAAEFFVSHVLRTLRPDDGILGEEGASQASKSGKTWVIDPVDGTYNFASGSDYWCSALALVTGDPSAPETVHLGAVHRPAMGYTWFGGPEIPTTRDGQEVADIEDADAAHVCLGTYIHPTWINDDTLLGCWRRVASTFATVRMLGAGSVDLASVADGTLGCWMQHSVKDWDWLPGKALVEAAGGVTAEVPAGGVVWKIAGPKTAVAQMTEALTC, from the coding sequence ATGAGCACCTCTAATGAGAAGATCACCAAGAAAATGTTGCAGAGCATCGCCAAGACGTTCTGCGTAGCCCACCAGCATGACGACGACGCGCGGATCGCACAGTCGCTTGTCTATAACGCCGGACGCCTCGCCTGGAGGATGCGAGAAAACGGGGTGTCTACCCGCCAGAAAACGTCGGTGTCCGATGTTGTTACCGAGGCCGACGAAGCGGCGGAGTTCTTCGTCTCCCACGTGCTTAGAACCCTTCGCCCCGACGACGGCATCCTGGGAGAAGAGGGTGCCTCCCAGGCGTCGAAAAGCGGAAAGACGTGGGTAATCGACCCGGTGGACGGAACCTACAACTTCGCCTCCGGCTCCGACTACTGGTGCTCCGCCCTCGCGCTCGTCACCGGCGACCCATCTGCGCCCGAGACCGTGCACCTCGGCGCCGTTCACCGCCCCGCAATGGGCTACACGTGGTTCGGTGGCCCGGAAATTCCCACGACAAGAGACGGCCAGGAAGTCGCAGACATTGAGGATGCCGATGCCGCACATGTTTGCCTCGGCACGTACATCCACCCCACATGGATTAATGACGACACGCTCCTCGGCTGCTGGCGGCGCGTTGCCAGTACGTTCGCTACCGTCCGCATGCTCGGCGCCGGCTCCGTCGACCTAGCCAGCGTGGCCGACGGCACGCTCGGCTGCTGGATGCAACACTCCGTCAAAGACTGGGACTGGCTGCCCGGCAAAGCCCTGGTAGAGGCCGCAGGTGGTGTGACCGCAGAGGTTCCCGCCGGGGGCGTTGTGTGGAAGATCGCCGGCCCGAAAACCGCAGTCGCACAGATGACGGAGGCACTGACATGCTAA
- a CDS encoding CAP domain-containing protein, with amino-acid sequence MSHYRFTAALTASMLATGLVTASPALADPDPTTGVELNVPTSQFTATRVTVDLSDSRNEGIPALKEYRARAWDINLPFDGSSIRQQAAKHGLRTKEAYVNAVQSDGGLTRIAVQRAAENSYTGKIKHERPTSSECQIGAPAACASIWSAKYKGQQGWSENLAKHPNNVGIRSMIIDQWGKSEEAGLIAANGAYSGGGHLHTLINPAHRYYGFGYVKGTDGWYTGASTSSSSPIETDNLPSGTKTINLYRAATDKEKSTGIITDIPTKPKPQDPKPQDPKPTEPKPQDPKPGQQGTATSVDINNISSNSDVLSSETATDGEKAIAGIFLALGILGIISAVVSAAQQAGILNF; translated from the coding sequence GTGAGCCACTACCGCTTCACCGCCGCGCTTACCGCATCCATGCTCGCCACTGGCCTGGTCACGGCCTCCCCTGCACTTGCCGATCCAGACCCCACCACCGGTGTCGAACTTAACGTCCCCACCTCCCAATTCACGGCCACCCGCGTCACTGTCGACCTCTCCGACTCCCGCAACGAGGGCATCCCCGCGCTGAAGGAATACCGCGCCCGCGCCTGGGATATCAACCTCCCCTTCGATGGCTCATCGATCCGCCAGCAGGCTGCCAAGCACGGCCTGCGCACAAAGGAAGCCTACGTCAATGCCGTGCAGTCCGACGGTGGCCTCACACGTATTGCCGTCCAGCGCGCCGCCGAGAACTCCTACACCGGCAAGATTAAGCACGAGCGTCCCACAAGTTCTGAATGCCAAATTGGTGCCCCCGCCGCCTGCGCCTCCATCTGGTCCGCAAAATACAAGGGACAGCAAGGATGGTCTGAAAACCTTGCCAAGCACCCCAACAACGTCGGAATCAGATCCATGATCATTGACCAGTGGGGCAAGAGCGAGGAAGCCGGCCTCATCGCCGCGAACGGCGCCTACAGCGGCGGCGGACACCTGCACACCCTCATCAATCCTGCACACCGCTACTACGGTTTCGGCTACGTCAAGGGAACAGACGGGTGGTACACCGGAGCAAGCACGTCTTCTTCCTCCCCCATCGAGACGGACAACCTCCCCAGCGGCACGAAGACAATCAACCTCTATCGCGCCGCCACAGACAAGGAAAAGTCAACCGGCATCATCACCGACATCCCGACTAAGCCGAAGCCGCAGGACCCCAAGCCTCAGGATCCCAAGCCGACTGAGCCGAAGCCGCAGGATCCCAAGCCGGGCCAGCAGGGAACTGCGACCAGCGTGGACATCAACAACATCAGCTCGAACTCGGATGTCCTGTCCTCGGAGACTGCTACCGATGGGGAGAAAGCCATCGCGGGAATCTTCCTCGCCCTCGGTATCCTCGGGATTATTAGCGCGGTCGTCAGCGCTGCGCAGCAGGCCGGAATCCTCAACTTCTAG
- a CDS encoding class I SAM-dependent methyltransferase codes for MVSTAEEWDERYRQVDRMWSGNPNESLIYAVQALALSPGKAADVGCGEGADALWLSDAGWQVTAFDPSAVAVSRARSADADGAVEWRVCGIEDFPDSPTYDLVTAMYPVLPPTQEACDQLRRLLAPGGVLLFVHHHGSFDCLTPAMVAELSDARVLINETRSRHVTHGTGSHHHDDHIVAVTFPH; via the coding sequence ATGGTGTCAACAGCGGAAGAGTGGGACGAGCGCTACCGTCAGGTTGACCGCATGTGGAGCGGCAACCCCAACGAGTCGCTCATCTACGCCGTCCAGGCGCTGGCGCTCTCGCCGGGTAAGGCTGCGGACGTGGGCTGCGGTGAGGGGGCCGATGCGTTGTGGCTATCCGACGCGGGGTGGCAGGTGACTGCCTTTGACCCCTCGGCGGTGGCAGTTTCCCGCGCTCGCTCAGCCGATGCGGATGGCGCTGTTGAGTGGCGAGTGTGTGGGATCGAAGATTTTCCGGACAGTCCCACGTACGATCTCGTCACCGCCATGTATCCTGTGCTCCCGCCTACGCAGGAGGCGTGCGACCAGCTGCGGCGTCTCCTTGCCCCCGGTGGTGTTCTCTTGTTCGTCCATCATCATGGAAGCTTTGATTGTCTTACCCCCGCGATGGTTGCGGAGCTTTCCGACGCGCGTGTGCTCATCAATGAAACCCGCTCCCGCCACGTCACCCATGGCACCGGTTCCCACCACCACGACGACCATATCGTCGCCGTCACTTTTCCCCACTAG
- the prfB gene encoding peptide chain release factor 2 — MQPDVASDIESLSDTLTTIEKVLDLDALAERARELELTAADPTLWDDPTNAQKVTSDLSHTQSTLKKVRALRQRVDDLPVMYELAEEEGEGTELADDERADLRQAIESMEVQTMLSGEYDERDAVVTIRSGAGGVDAADWAEMLMRMYIRWAEKEGHKVQVFDTSYAEEAGIKSATFQVSDPYMYGTLSVEQGTHRLVRISPFDNQARRQTSFAEVEVLPVVEKTDHIDIPDSDVRVDVYRSSGPGGQSVNTTDSAVRITHIPTGIVVTCQNEKSQIQNRASAMAVLQSRLLERKRQEEQAEMDALGAGGEASWGNQMRSYVLHPYQMVKDLRTNYEVGDPSKVLDGDIDGFLEAGIRWRMAESDK, encoded by the coding sequence GTGCAACCCGATGTAGCTTCTGATATTGAGTCCCTGTCCGACACGTTAACCACCATTGAAAAGGTGCTTGACCTTGATGCTCTGGCTGAGCGCGCGCGCGAGCTCGAGCTCACCGCTGCCGACCCTACGCTGTGGGACGATCCGACGAACGCACAGAAGGTTACCTCGGACCTGAGCCACACGCAGTCGACGCTGAAGAAAGTGCGTGCGCTGCGCCAGCGCGTCGATGACCTTCCCGTCATGTACGAGCTCGCCGAGGAAGAGGGCGAGGGGACAGAGCTTGCCGACGACGAGCGCGCCGACCTTCGCCAGGCCATCGAATCGATGGAGGTGCAGACGATGCTCTCCGGCGAATACGACGAGCGCGATGCCGTGGTCACCATCCGTTCCGGGGCCGGCGGTGTGGATGCTGCGGACTGGGCGGAAATGCTCATGCGCATGTACATCCGGTGGGCGGAAAAGGAAGGCCACAAGGTGCAGGTCTTTGACACCTCCTACGCCGAGGAAGCGGGCATCAAGTCCGCTACCTTCCAGGTTTCTGATCCCTACATGTACGGAACGCTCTCGGTGGAGCAGGGCACCCACCGCCTCGTGCGCATCAGCCCGTTCGACAACCAAGCGCGCCGGCAAACGTCCTTTGCGGAGGTCGAGGTCCTTCCCGTGGTGGAGAAAACGGACCACATCGACATTCCCGATTCCGATGTCCGCGTGGACGTGTACCGTTCCTCCGGACCTGGCGGCCAGTCGGTGAACACGACGGATTCAGCGGTCCGTATCACGCACATTCCGACGGGCATCGTGGTGACGTGTCAGAACGAGAAGTCGCAGATCCAGAACCGCGCGTCGGCGATGGCTGTTCTCCAGTCCCGCCTGTTGGAGCGCAAGCGCCAGGAGGAGCAGGCGGAGATGGACGCGCTCGGCGCCGGTGGGGAGGCGAGCTGGGGCAATCAGATGCGCTCCTACGTGCTGCACCCGTACCAGATGGTGAAGGATTTGCGGACCAACTACGAAGTGGGCGACCCGTCGAAGGTACTCGACGGCGACATCGACGGGTTCCTTGAGGCGGGAATTCGTTGGCGGATGGCTGAAAGCGACAAATAA